Proteins co-encoded in one Arachis hypogaea cultivar Tifrunner chromosome 13, arahy.Tifrunner.gnm2.J5K5, whole genome shotgun sequence genomic window:
- the LOC112736682 gene encoding F-box protein At2g26850 — MLLYFIYCFSFLVFLKSLIPLKPLPPSWTSEVRLISLLFCEDLSVKSIPKLFNRFWILHLCQVVKRMSLMKKTLTSSKVENVEDTNGMSVLDLPDLVLECILERLPPESLSQMAGVCRSLRERCVSDHLWERHMKQKWGRVIGPVAYREWKWHVASKRNVGSPKNGKQRSLMRLVTLHWPFSWMRSRLDEINNNNINSKSSLPSDSMMTWYLALETGNFWFPAQVYNRENGHVGFMLSCYDAELSYDPHTDTFQARYPPHGRRAVAIEHGIQWERLRSPPVDTPPHDLHITDCLNDLHPGDHIEIQWRRNKEFPYGWWYGVVGHLETCDGNENYCRCHSSDTVVLEFNQYTPDSRWRRTTISRKDHREEGNEADGFYGGIRKIKTEREIAIWKCLWPSEVLD, encoded by the exons ATGCTACTTTACTTCATATATTGTTTCTCATTCTTGGTGTTTTTGAAGTCCCTTATACCCTTGAAGCCACTTCCTCCATCATGGACATCTGAGGTCAGGTTGATCTCCCTCTTGTTCTGTGAAGACTTGTCTGTGAAATCAATCCCCAAGTTGTTCAACAGGTTTTGGATTCTTCATCTGTGTCAAGTTGTTAAGAGAATGTCTCTTATGAAGAAGACTCTAACCTCCTCAAAGGTGGAGAATGTTGAggacacaaatggcatgtcagtttTGGACTTGCCTGACCTGGTGTTGGAGTGCATTCTCGAGAGGCTTCCCCCGGAGTCGCTCAGCCAAATGGCCGGGGTTTGCCGGTCCTTGAGGGAGAGATGTGTTAGTGATCACCTTTGGGAGAGGCACATGAAGCAGaaatggggaagagtgattggtCCAGTTGCTTATAGGGAGTGGAAATGGCATGTTGCCTCAAAGAGGAATGTTGGCAGCCCCAAGAATGGCAAGCAAAGGAGCTTGATGAGGCTTGTCACCCTTCATTGGCCCTTTTCATGGATGAGATCAAGATTGGAtgaaatcaataacaacaacatcaacagCAAGAGTTCTTTGCCTTCTGATTCAATGATGACTTGGTATCTTGCTCTTGAGACTGGAAATTTCTGGTTTCCTGCTCAGGTCTATAACCGCGAG AATGGTCATGTTGGATTTATGTTGTCATGCTATGATGCTGAGCTTAGCTATGATCCACACACTGACACCTTCCAAGCCAG GTATCCACCTCATGGAAGAAGGGCAGTGGCTATAGAACATGGAATCCAATGGGAAAGGCTAAGATCACCACCTGTTGATACACCTCCTCATGATCTTCATATCACTGATTGTCTAAATGATTTGCATCCGGGTGATCACATAGAGATTCAGTGGAGGAGAAACAAGGAATTTCCTTATG GTTGGTGGTATGGTGTCGTAGGCCATTTGGAGACATGCGATGGGAATGAAAATTACTGCCGCTGTCATAGTAGTG ACACAGTGGTGCTAGAGTTCAATCAGTACACTCCTGACTCGCGCTGGAGGAGGACAACCATCAGTAGGAAAGATCATCGTGAGGAGGGAAACGAGGCTGACGGATTCTACGGAGGGATCAGAAAGATCAAGACTGAGCGTGAGATTGCCATTTGGAAATGCCTTTGGCCTTCTGAAGTCTTGGACTAG